One region of Polynucleobacter paneuropaeus genomic DNA includes:
- a CDS encoding glycosyltransferase has translation MTANIATPANKPQLSIVIPVYNEEDGLQALFDRLYPAMDSVAAKHQLSYEIIFVNDGSKDRSAGMLSKQFELRPDQTRVLLFHSNFGQHMAIMAGFEYAGGDYIITLDADLQNPPEEIDALVVELLKGHDYVGTIRANRRDSFFRKFASRMMNRLRHSITHITMTDQGCMLRAYSRRIVDLVRQCDESNTFIPALAYTFAANPVEISVKHEERFAGESKYSLYQLIRLNFDLVTGFSVMPLQIFSILGMLLALAAGSLFVYLLVRRFLLGAEVEGVFTLFALTFFLIGVMLFGLGLVGEYIGRIYQQVRQRPRYVVKTVLEKK, from the coding sequence ATGACTGCGAATATAGCCACCCCAGCCAATAAGCCTCAACTGAGCATCGTTATCCCGGTATATAACGAGGAAGATGGTCTTCAAGCCCTCTTTGATCGTCTCTACCCTGCAATGGATAGCGTAGCAGCCAAGCATCAACTCTCCTACGAAATCATCTTCGTAAACGATGGCAGCAAAGATCGTTCGGCTGGAATGCTTAGCAAGCAATTTGAGCTTCGCCCTGACCAAACCCGCGTTCTGTTATTTCATAGTAATTTTGGTCAGCACATGGCAATCATGGCAGGCTTCGAATATGCTGGGGGCGATTACATCATTACCCTGGATGCTGATCTTCAAAATCCTCCCGAAGAAATTGATGCTTTAGTTGTCGAATTACTTAAGGGTCATGATTACGTTGGCACGATTCGTGCAAACCGCCGTGACAGCTTCTTTCGTAAATTTGCATCACGCATGATGAATCGTCTGCGCCACAGCATTACCCATATTACGATGACCGATCAAGGCTGCATGTTAAGAGCTTATAGCCGTCGAATTGTGGACTTGGTCCGTCAATGTGATGAGAGCAACACTTTCATTCCAGCCCTTGCTTACACCTTTGCTGCTAACCCAGTAGAGATTTCGGTAAAGCACGAAGAGCGTTTTGCTGGTGAATCCAAATACAGCCTCTATCAGTTGATTCGCTTGAACTTTGACTTAGTTACCGGCTTCTCAGTGATGCCACTTCAGATCTTCTCTATTTTGGGCATGCTGCTTGCCTTGGCTGCAGGCAGCCTGTTTGTCTACCTCTTGGTACGTCGCTTCTTGCTAGGCGCAGAGGTAGAGGGCGTCTTTACCCTCTTCGCTTTAACCTTCTTCTTGATCGGCGTGATGTTATTTGGTCTCGGTTTAGTAGGCGAATACATTGGGCGTATCTACCAACAGGTTAGACAACGTCCTCGCTATGTTGTCAAAACTGTTCTCGAGAAAAAATAA
- a CDS encoding DegT/DnrJ/EryC1/StrS family aminotransferase, which produces MADTPFIPFTRPSFDQATIDAVGEVLRSGWVTSGPKLAEFESALSDYFGGRPVRCFANGTATMKIALQVAGIGEGDEVITTPISWVATSNVILGVGAKPVFVDIDPITRNLDLAKVAAVVTSKTRAIMPVYLAGLPVNMDELHSLAKQYKLRVIEDAAQAIGSTWKGHKIGSIGDLVSFSFQANKNLSTVEGGCLVFNNLDEAKLAEKLRLQGVTRQGMDGMDVDVLGGKDNLTDVNAVIGLHQLKQLPQFQAKRAELARHYFATLRQEMKTAGLESLNLELPPENFTETNWHMFQVVLPLNQLHVDRAQVMTELKEMGIGTGVHYPAITGFSLYKKLGYQVGATPIAERIGKSILTLPLFPGLTQVNVEFISKSMVAILKKHAK; this is translated from the coding sequence ATGGCAGATACCCCCTTTATTCCGTTTACGCGCCCCAGCTTTGATCAAGCTACGATTGATGCTGTTGGTGAAGTATTGCGCTCGGGTTGGGTTACATCAGGCCCCAAGTTAGCCGAGTTTGAATCTGCCTTGAGTGACTATTTTGGCGGTCGTCCAGTACGTTGCTTTGCTAACGGCACGGCTACCATGAAGATTGCTCTCCAAGTAGCAGGCATTGGCGAAGGCGACGAAGTGATTACTACCCCCATCTCTTGGGTTGCTACCTCTAATGTGATTTTGGGTGTGGGTGCTAAGCCCGTCTTTGTTGATATTGATCCGATCACCCGCAATCTCGACTTAGCCAAAGTTGCCGCTGTAGTTACCTCTAAGACACGCGCCATCATGCCCGTCTATCTTGCAGGCTTACCGGTCAATATGGATGAACTTCATAGCTTAGCTAAACAATACAAATTGCGCGTGATTGAAGATGCTGCACAAGCAATAGGCTCGACTTGGAAAGGTCATAAAATCGGTAGCATCGGTGATCTTGTGAGTTTTAGTTTTCAGGCCAATAAAAATCTTTCGACCGTTGAAGGCGGCTGCCTGGTTTTCAATAATCTAGATGAGGCAAAACTTGCTGAGAAGTTACGTTTACAGGGCGTGACTCGGCAAGGTATGGATGGCATGGACGTCGATGTACTTGGTGGTAAGGACAACCTCACCGATGTCAATGCGGTCATTGGCTTACATCAACTCAAACAGCTCCCTCAATTTCAGGCTAAACGTGCTGAGTTAGCGCGTCACTACTTTGCAACTCTTCGTCAAGAAATGAAAACCGCTGGTCTTGAGAGTTTGAACTTAGAGTTACCCCCAGAAAATTTCACTGAGACAAATTGGCATATGTTTCAAGTGGTCTTACCATTAAATCAACTCCATGTTGATCGCGCGCAAGTCATGACAGAACTAAAAGAGATGGGCATTGGTACAGGGGTACATTACCCAGCCATCACTGGCTTTAGTCTTTACAAAAAACTGGGGTATCAAGTCGGTGCTACACCAATTGCTGAGCGCATCGGCAAATCAATTTTGACCCTACCGCTATTCCCGGGCCTCACCCAGGTGAACGTTGAGTTCATCTCCAAGAGCATGGTTGCCATCCTCAAAAAACACGCTAAATAG
- a CDS encoding ArnT family glycosyltransferase: protein MSFSSRKPETLLTPGKVLLLLAIYALLWFGSLNYRHLIPSDEGRYAEMAREMLVTGDWVTPRYNGYQYFEKPPLQIWVTAIAFKIFGIGDWQARLWSALTGFITILFAGFTSARIYGARAGWLTAAVLASSPMWIIGGHFNSLDMGLSAFLVAALCSLLLSQTSNNKNASRQWMWVCWIMMGLATLSKGLIGAAIPLMVLIAYSISSWNWKIWKQLSVLSGLIIFLAITAPWFVLVSSRNPNFAEFFFIHEHLQRFTNDAHSRTGPIYYFVPLLLIGFLPWIFQIPGAIAQAWRESKRGFSSAWLLVCWFAVIFGFFSVSHSKLPGYIMPIFPALAILVGYRLNHNLGQMNVLKFTWQLQTLAFAISGGIGFVFLDKVGAQARPDEIAAYASYVSWIIAALITLIVFSLLAAWQAKRNGLTSIASFAMGFFLCAIIAGTGHETLGRAVSGVDLAERVKLIIPEKVNFYSVRILDHTLPFYLGKTMIMVEDPDELEFGVSQEPNLWLPTLDAFIVRWKEDPTSYALMVPEQYTQLQQQGLPMQEVDRDSRRVIVKHPDSPQSLQQ from the coding sequence ATGAGCTTTAGCTCCAGAAAACCCGAGACTCTATTAACTCCGGGCAAAGTTCTTTTGCTCTTAGCCATTTATGCATTACTTTGGTTCGGTAGTCTCAACTATCGACATCTCATTCCGTCAGATGAAGGTCGCTATGCAGAGATGGCACGCGAGATGTTGGTGACAGGCGACTGGGTTACGCCGCGTTACAACGGCTACCAATACTTTGAGAAGCCTCCGCTACAAATTTGGGTCACTGCAATTGCATTTAAGATTTTTGGCATTGGTGATTGGCAAGCGCGTTTATGGTCGGCGTTAACGGGTTTTATCACGATTCTCTTCGCTGGCTTTACGAGCGCACGTATCTATGGTGCTCGAGCAGGCTGGCTAACTGCCGCTGTGCTTGCGTCAAGTCCGATGTGGATTATTGGAGGTCACTTTAATTCACTCGATATGGGTTTGTCTGCATTTTTAGTTGCAGCGCTATGCAGTCTTTTGTTATCACAAACATCGAACAATAAAAATGCAAGCAGGCAATGGATGTGGGTCTGCTGGATCATGATGGGTCTAGCAACACTCTCCAAAGGCCTGATTGGCGCAGCCATACCGCTCATGGTGTTGATTGCGTATTCCATTAGCAGTTGGAATTGGAAAATCTGGAAGCAACTTTCAGTACTGAGTGGTTTGATTATTTTTCTAGCCATTACTGCGCCATGGTTTGTATTAGTTTCAAGCCGTAATCCCAATTTCGCAGAATTCTTTTTCATTCACGAACATCTGCAGCGGTTCACCAATGATGCCCATAGCAGAACCGGCCCAATCTATTACTTTGTCCCCTTGCTTCTGATTGGCTTCTTGCCCTGGATCTTCCAGATTCCCGGCGCAATTGCACAAGCTTGGAGAGAATCCAAGCGGGGCTTCTCTAGCGCTTGGTTATTGGTGTGTTGGTTTGCTGTAATTTTTGGATTCTTTAGCGTATCTCACTCCAAGCTGCCTGGCTACATCATGCCAATCTTTCCAGCACTTGCCATCTTGGTTGGCTATCGTCTCAATCACAACTTAGGCCAAATGAATGTACTCAAGTTCACTTGGCAATTGCAGACTCTTGCCTTCGCAATTTCGGGTGGCATCGGATTTGTGTTCTTAGATAAAGTGGGCGCTCAAGCGCGTCCCGATGAAATCGCTGCCTATGCAAGTTATGTGTCTTGGATTATTGCTGCTTTAATTACATTGATCGTTTTTTCCCTGCTTGCTGCTTGGCAAGCTAAGCGTAATGGTCTTACCAGCATCGCTAGTTTTGCGATGGGATTCTTTTTATGCGCCATCATTGCTGGCACCGGCCATGAAACTTTAGGCCGCGCTGTCTCAGGAGTTGATCTGGCTGAGCGCGTGAAATTGATTATTCCAGAGAAAGTGAATTTCTACTCTGTTCGCATTCTGGATCACACCCTGCCCTTTTATTTAGGCAAAACGATGATCATGGTAGAAGATCCTGATGAGCTGGAATTTGGTGTAAGCCAGGAGCCCAATCTCTGGCTACCTACTTTAGATGCTTTCATCGTGCGCTGGAAAGAAGATCCCACTAGCTATGCCTTGATGGTACCCGAGCAATATACGCAACTGCAACAGCAGGGCTTACCAATGCAAGAGGTGGATCGCGACTCCCGTCGAGTTATTGTGAAACATCCCGATAGCCCGCAATCTCTGCAACAATAA
- a CDS encoding Mth938-like domain-containing protein, whose product MKLESDPHSGANTITGYGDGYVEINKVPHQHAVLLSSNGEISPWPVARFSELQSEHFSQIATLKPELIIIGTGKRQQFPKPELLKPLIAAKVGFEIMDSQAACRTYNILVGEGRRVLLALIVEGDS is encoded by the coding sequence GTGAAGCTTGAATCTGACCCCCATTCTGGAGCTAATACCATTACTGGTTACGGCGATGGCTACGTTGAAATCAACAAAGTCCCCCATCAACACGCTGTTCTACTGAGCTCCAATGGCGAGATCAGTCCATGGCCGGTAGCCCGTTTTAGTGAGCTTCAAAGCGAGCATTTTTCACAAATAGCTACCCTCAAGCCAGAATTAATCATCATTGGAACTGGTAAACGTCAGCAATTTCCTAAACCAGAACTGCTTAAGCCATTAATTGCTGCCAAGGTGGGTTTTGAAATCATGGACTCACAAGCGGCCTGTAGAACGTACAACATTTTGGTTGGCGAAGGACGTCGAGTTTTACTCGCACTGATCGTTGAAGGCGATTCATGA